One Turneriella parva DSM 21527 genomic region harbors:
- the icd gene encoding NADP-dependent isocitrate dehydrogenase has product MAYDKIQLPDQGEKITMEKGRLKVPDQPIIPYIEGDGTGPDIWRASVRVLDAAVAKAYQGAKAIHWLEVYAGEKSNLVYGPNTWLPDETLRAIEEFKIAIKGPMTTPVGGGIRSINVALRQMLDLYVCLRPVQYFSGVPSPVKRPEDVDMTIFRENTEDIYAGIEFEPASDGAKKIIKMLEESELLGKVRFPATASFGIKPVSREGTERLVKAAIEYAIQNKRRSVTLVHKGNIMKFTEGYFCKWGYETAKKYFANETVSWDECGGNPPAGKILIKDAIADSFLQQILLRPKDYDVVATLNLNGDYLSDALAAQVGGIGIAPGANINYQNGCAIFEATHGTAPKYAGLDKVNPSSVILSGEMMLRYLGWKEAADMIIAALSKTIAQKTVTYDFARLMEGAKEIKCSEFADAVIENL; this is encoded by the coding sequence ATGGCGTACGATAAGATTCAGCTGCCTGACCAGGGTGAGAAAATCACCATGGAAAAAGGCAGACTCAAAGTACCCGACCAGCCCATAATTCCCTATATTGAGGGCGATGGCACCGGCCCCGATATCTGGAGAGCCAGTGTGCGCGTGCTCGACGCGGCAGTGGCGAAGGCATATCAGGGCGCCAAAGCCATTCACTGGCTAGAGGTTTATGCCGGTGAGAAATCCAACTTGGTATATGGCCCCAATACCTGGCTTCCCGACGAGACACTGAGGGCAATCGAAGAGTTCAAAATTGCGATCAAAGGGCCCATGACTACCCCGGTCGGCGGAGGTATTCGCTCGATCAACGTGGCGCTGCGGCAAATGCTCGATCTCTATGTGTGCCTGCGACCCGTGCAATATTTCAGCGGCGTGCCATCGCCGGTGAAGCGACCCGAAGATGTCGACATGACTATCTTTCGTGAGAATACTGAAGACATCTACGCGGGCATCGAGTTTGAACCAGCGAGCGACGGAGCCAAGAAGATTATCAAAATGCTTGAAGAATCAGAGCTGCTGGGCAAGGTGCGGTTTCCGGCGACTGCGTCTTTTGGCATTAAGCCCGTATCGCGCGAAGGTACGGAGCGCCTCGTCAAGGCAGCGATTGAATACGCGATTCAGAACAAACGCCGGTCGGTGACGCTGGTGCATAAAGGCAACATCATGAAGTTCACCGAAGGTTACTTCTGTAAATGGGGCTATGAAACCGCCAAGAAATACTTCGCGAACGAAACCGTCTCGTGGGATGAATGCGGCGGCAACCCGCCGGCCGGAAAAATTCTGATAAAAGATGCAATCGCCGATTCATTCTTGCAGCAGATTCTGTTGCGCCCGAAAGACTATGACGTTGTCGCGACGCTCAACCTGAACGGCGACTACCTCTCTGACGCACTCGCGGCGCAGGTGGGCGGCATCGGCATTGCACCCGGCGCCAACATCAATTACCAGAACGGCTGCGCTATTTTTGAAGCCACGCATGGCACCGCGCCCAAGTACGCAGGTCTCGACAAAGTGAACCCCTCATCGGTCATTCTTTCGGGAGAAATGATGCTGCGCTATCTCGGGTGGAAAGAAGCAGCAGACATGATTATCGCGGCACTTTCAAAAACTATTGCGCAGAAAACCGTCACGTATGACTTCGCGCGCCTGATGGAAGGCGCGAAAGAAATCAAGTGTTCTGAGTTTGCTGATGCCGTAATTGAAAACCTTTGA
- a CDS encoding enoyl-CoA hydratase-related protein: MTTKPVLTQIHSTEGGKIYQITMNRPEVHNAVNGEMAKYLSEAWQKFRDDDALVVAVLHGAGDKSFCAGADLTALGELAQLGEGMTPQAIERYAMNDAGPLGGSRIVQQKPVITVSHGYTYAGGLELFCHGHIRIAEPQALFSVACRRWGVPLVDGGTVYLPRLLNWGAALPLIITGQRIRAQRAYEIGLVWELAKKGKGLDRALKVAAQICQSPRDALIADLSSALNGSHLPLSEALRLEARNLHPVATSESMKKGVERFNKGERFWAI, encoded by the coding sequence ATGACAACGAAGCCGGTTCTCACACAGATACACTCCACCGAAGGCGGCAAGATATACCAGATTACGATGAACCGCCCCGAGGTGCATAACGCTGTTAACGGCGAAATGGCAAAATACCTCAGCGAAGCATGGCAAAAATTTCGGGACGACGATGCGCTGGTCGTCGCCGTCTTACACGGTGCGGGCGATAAATCGTTCTGCGCAGGGGCCGATCTGACGGCACTCGGCGAACTCGCGCAATTGGGCGAGGGCATGACCCCGCAGGCAATCGAACGATATGCGATGAACGATGCTGGCCCATTGGGTGGCAGCCGCATTGTGCAGCAGAAGCCGGTCATCACGGTGAGCCACGGGTATACATATGCAGGGGGGCTCGAGCTCTTCTGCCACGGGCACATTCGCATCGCCGAGCCGCAGGCGCTGTTTTCGGTGGCCTGCCGGCGGTGGGGAGTTCCCCTCGTCGACGGGGGTACCGTCTATTTGCCCCGGCTGCTGAATTGGGGCGCTGCGCTGCCGCTGATTATCACCGGTCAGCGTATTCGCGCGCAGCGTGCTTACGAGATCGGCCTCGTGTGGGAGCTCGCGAAAAAAGGCAAAGGACTCGACCGCGCGCTTAAAGTAGCGGCACAAATATGCCAGTCGCCGCGCGATGCGCTCATCGCCGATCTTTCATCGGCACTCAACGGATCTCACCTGCCGCTCAGCGAAGCGCTCAGGCTTGAGGCGCGCAATTTGCATCCGGTAGCGACGAGTGAGAGCATGAAGAAGGGCGTTGAGCGGTTTAACAAGGGTGAAAGATTTTGGGCAATCTAG
- a CDS encoding acyl-CoA dehydrogenase has translation MSALTILSDEEQSYFDAIKDFAKKEITPHVTAMDEAQQVNKDIVKKLFEMGLMGIEVPQSLEGSEASFFTAILAVQAISQVDPSVGVMVDVQNTLVNNAFMRWGSDALKKKYLPQLATGKVGSYCLSESSSGSDAFALKTKAVKKDGKYILNGQKLWITNAGEADIFIIIANLNPEAGYKGITAFIVERGFKGFSVSKKENKLGIRASSTCELVLEDCEVPLENLLGEEGKGYKVAIETLNEGRIGIGAQMVGLAEAALNHAVEYVKTRNQFGKPIATFQGMQFQLAQMAIDVETSKLMVYNAARLKDAGKDFVKEAAMAKYHSSQVAERVASLAVECFGGYGFVKDYPVEKLYRDAKIGKIYEGTSFMQLMTISKILLG, from the coding sequence ATGTCAGCCCTCACCATTCTTTCAGACGAAGAACAATCTTACTTTGACGCGATAAAAGACTTCGCGAAAAAAGAAATCACCCCGCACGTCACGGCGATGGACGAAGCGCAACAGGTCAATAAAGACATCGTCAAGAAGCTCTTTGAAATGGGCCTCATGGGCATTGAAGTGCCGCAGAGCCTCGAAGGCTCAGAAGCCTCGTTTTTCACGGCGATTCTCGCCGTTCAGGCGATCTCACAGGTTGACCCTTCGGTCGGCGTGATGGTCGACGTGCAGAACACACTCGTAAACAATGCGTTCATGCGCTGGGGTTCAGACGCGCTCAAAAAGAAATACCTGCCGCAGCTCGCTACGGGCAAAGTTGGTTCGTACTGTCTTTCAGAGAGTTCTTCGGGGTCAGATGCATTTGCGCTAAAGACCAAAGCCGTTAAAAAAGACGGCAAATACATTCTGAACGGCCAAAAACTGTGGATTACCAACGCAGGTGAAGCAGATATCTTCATTATAATCGCGAACCTGAACCCAGAAGCGGGCTATAAAGGCATTACTGCGTTTATCGTCGAACGCGGCTTCAAAGGTTTTTCCGTTTCGAAAAAAGAAAACAAACTTGGTATTCGGGCATCGTCGACCTGTGAGCTCGTGCTCGAAGACTGCGAAGTGCCGCTCGAAAACCTGCTCGGTGAAGAAGGCAAAGGTTATAAAGTTGCGATCGAAACGCTCAACGAAGGCCGAATCGGCATCGGCGCACAGATGGTAGGCCTTGCCGAAGCGGCGCTGAACCACGCGGTTGAATACGTCAAAACCCGAAACCAGTTCGGTAAGCCCATCGCGACATTTCAGGGCATGCAGTTTCAGCTCGCGCAAATGGCGATCGACGTCGAGACTTCGAAACTTATGGTCTATAATGCCGCGCGCCTTAAAGACGCTGGCAAAGACTTCGTGAAAGAAGCGGCTATGGCCAAGTACCATTCAAGCCAGGTAGCAGAGCGCGTTGCTTCGCTCGCGGTCGAATGCTTCGGCGGTTATGGCTTCGTGAAAGACTACCCGGTAGAGAAACTTTACCGTGACGCCAAAATCGGCAAAATTTACGAGGGCACGAGCTTCATGCAGCTCATGACCATCAGCAAAATTCTGCTCGGATGA